In the genome of Myroides phaeus, one region contains:
- a CDS encoding DUF2892 domain-containing protein, producing MFHRYIKLGIAGLLFATAIWQFVEGGIGNGIFLLFLMAIVILLYYKNEFILLAFLKLRKQDFDGAQKWLNKIKNPETALVRKQNGYYNYLMGIMTSQTNLNASEKYMKKAVELGLNMDQDLAMAKLQLAGIAMTKRRKLEAQKLLGEAQKLDKQGMLKDQIKMMKEQMKRF from the coding sequence ATGTTTCATAGATATATTAAATTAGGTATAGCTGGGCTATTGTTTGCAACAGCGATTTGGCAATTTGTAGAAGGAGGAATCGGAAACGGAATTTTCTTATTGTTTTTAATGGCAATCGTAATATTGCTTTACTACAAAAATGAGTTTATCCTGTTAGCTTTCTTAAAATTGAGAAAACAAGACTTTGATGGAGCTCAAAAATGGTTGAATAAAATTAAGAATCCTGAAACAGCTTTAGTTCGCAAACAGAATGGTTACTATAACTATTTAATGGGAATTATGACATCTCAAACTAACTTAAATGCTTCTGAAAAATATATGAAGAAAGCAGTAGAGTTAGGATTGAATATGGATCAAGATTTAGCAATGGCTAAATTACAGTTGGCTGGTATTGCAATGACTAAACGCAGAAAGCTTGAAGCTCAAAAATTATTGGGTGAAGCTCAAAAATTAGACAAGCAAGGAATGCTAAAAGATCAAATCAAAATGATGAAAGAACAAATGAAGAGATTCTAA
- a CDS encoding peptide chain release factor 3 gives MSFLKEIDRRRTFGVIAHPDAGKTTLTEKLLLFGGAIQEAGAVKNNKIKKGATSDFMEIERQRGISVATSVLAFNYKDKKINILDTPGHKDFAEDTFRTLTAVDSVIVVIDVAKGVEEQTEKLVEVCRMRNIPMIVFINKLDREGRDAFELMDEVEQKLQLRVTPLSFPIGMGYDFKGIYNIWEKNINLFSEDSRKNIDETISISDLESPELDKIVGAKAAGTLREELEIIEGIYPAFDREEYVRGELQPVFFGSALNNFGVRELLDCFIHIAPSPRAKESDTRIVEPTEKTFAGFVFKIHANMDPKHRDRLAFIKIVSGTFERNTPYLHVRQGKKLKFSSPNAFFAEKKEIVDISYAGDIVGLHDTGNFKIGDTLTEGELMSFKGIPNFSPEHFRYINNADPMKSKQLEKGIDQLMDEGVAQLFTLEMNGRKVIGTVGALQYEVIQYRLEHEYGAKCTYENFPAHKACWVRPDDPKNEEFKEFKRIKQKYLAIDKSGQLVFLADSEFSIQMTQSKFPSVKLRFTSEEIK, from the coding sequence ATGAGTTTTTTAAAAGAAATTGATCGTAGACGTACATTTGGTGTTATTGCTCACCCGGATGCTGGTAAAACTACACTTACAGAAAAGTTACTTCTTTTTGGTGGAGCTATTCAAGAAGCTGGGGCTGTAAAAAACAACAAAATTAAAAAAGGAGCTACTTCCGATTTTATGGAAATTGAGCGTCAACGTGGTATCTCTGTTGCTACATCTGTACTTGCGTTCAATTATAAAGACAAAAAAATCAATATTTTAGATACACCTGGACACAAAGACTTCGCTGAAGATACGTTTAGAACGCTAACTGCTGTAGATAGTGTTATCGTAGTAATCGACGTTGCGAAAGGGGTTGAGGAACAAACAGAAAAATTAGTTGAAGTTTGTAGAATGCGTAATATTCCAATGATTGTATTCATCAACAAATTAGACCGTGAAGGTCGTGATGCATTCGAATTAATGGATGAAGTTGAGCAAAAACTACAATTAAGAGTTACTCCTTTGAGTTTCCCAATTGGAATGGGATACGACTTTAAAGGTATCTATAATATCTGGGAAAAAAATATCAACTTATTCAGTGAAGATAGTAGAAAAAACATTGATGAAACAATTAGTATTTCTGACTTAGAATCTCCTGAATTAGATAAAATAGTTGGAGCTAAAGCTGCTGGTACACTACGTGAAGAATTAGAAATCATTGAAGGTATCTACCCTGCTTTTGACAGAGAGGAATATGTAAGAGGAGAATTACAACCTGTATTCTTCGGTTCTGCTTTAAACAACTTTGGGGTACGTGAATTATTGGATTGTTTTATTCACATTGCACCATCTCCAAGAGCAAAAGAATCTGACACAAGAATCGTAGAGCCAACAGAGAAAACATTTGCTGGATTTGTATTTAAAATTCACGCAAATATGGACCCAAAACACCGTGACCGTTTAGCGTTTATCAAAATCGTTTCTGGTACTTTTGAACGTAATACGCCTTACTTACACGTAAGACAAGGTAAGAAATTGAAGTTCTCAAGTCCAAATGCATTCTTTGCAGAGAAGAAAGAAATTGTTGATATTTCTTATGCTGGAGATATTGTTGGTTTACACGATACAGGTAACTTCAAAATTGGAGATACACTGACAGAAGGTGAATTAATGAGTTTCAAAGGAATTCCTAACTTCTCTCCTGAGCACTTCCGTTACATCAACAATGCTGATCCGATGAAATCTAAGCAATTAGAAAAAGGTATCGACCAGTTAATGGATGAAGGGGTTGCACAGTTGTTTACACTTGAAATGAACGGCCGTAAAGTAATTGGTACGGTTGGTGCGTTACAATACGAGGTTATCCAATACCGTTTAGAACACGAATATGGTGCTAAATGTACGTATGAAAACTTCCCTGCTCACAAAGCTTGTTGGGTACGTCCTGACGATCCGAAGAACGAGGAGTTTAAAGAGTTCAAACGTATCAAACAAAAATACCTTGCAATTGATAAATCAGGGCAATTGGTATTCTTAGCGGATAGTGAATTCTCTATTCAAATGACACAAAGTAAATTCCCTTCAGTAAAATTAAGATTTACATCTGAAGAAATTAAATAA
- a CDS encoding endonuclease I family protein, which translates to MKKRSLLFLLGLSLITFSCTKDPIVTEPDLTPVEKPTKPNPNEPGEPGKPEEPEVPVTPNMGDYLIPAEYKDYYKGMDFTQEGMALKKQLAKLITKTHTPISYTPGIWDASEITDEDPDNPNNVIQIYGWADKDAKQIHEKRSVPKIDKNNGASSKPVTQLWEREHVFAKSLAVDKNKNQETLATKGYNGELPKKIEEIAGHDAHNLRPINRSRNSSRGNKKFVDAKGNSHAIGNYWYPGDEWKGDVARMMMYMHIRYENENGGGYTKATKVGMPLNDKTGILSDEMIDLFLKWNAEDPVSPFEQKRNTYHGNKSNPGAQGNRNPFIDNPELANRIWGMKQYPGVNKWK; encoded by the coding sequence ATGAAGAAAAGATCATTACTCTTTTTACTTGGACTTTCATTAATTACTTTCAGTTGTACGAAAGATCCAATTGTAACAGAACCAGATTTAACTCCTGTTGAAAAACCAACTAAACCTAATCCTAATGAACCAGGTGAACCGGGTAAGCCTGAGGAACCAGAAGTACCTGTTACACCAAATATGGGTGATTACCTTATTCCTGCTGAATATAAAGACTATTATAAAGGAATGGACTTTACGCAAGAAGGAATGGCGTTAAAAAAACAATTAGCTAAGTTAATTACCAAAACTCATACCCCTATTTCTTATACTCCAGGTATATGGGATGCATCAGAGATTACAGATGAGGATCCTGATAATCCTAACAACGTAATTCAGATTTACGGATGGGCAGATAAAGATGCCAAACAAATACACGAAAAGCGTTCTGTTCCTAAAATTGATAAAAACAATGGTGCTTCTTCAAAACCTGTTACTCAATTATGGGAAAGAGAACACGTATTTGCTAAATCATTAGCTGTTGATAAAAATAAAAATCAAGAAACATTAGCTACAAAAGGTTATAATGGTGAACTACCTAAAAAAATTGAAGAAATTGCAGGACACGATGCCCATAACCTAAGACCTATCAATAGATCTCGTAATAGCTCAAGAGGAAATAAAAAATTTGTTGACGCAAAAGGTAATTCACATGCTATTGGAAATTATTGGTACCCTGGTGATGAATGGAAAGGTGATGTAGCGCGTATGATGATGTATATGCATATCAGATATGAAAATGAAAACGGTGGTGGCTATACAAAAGCAACTAAAGTTGGAATGCCTTTAAATGATAAAACAGGTATCTTATCTGATGAGATGATTGACTTGTTCTTAAAATGGAATGCAGAAGATCCTGTATCTCCTTTTGAACAAAAAAGAAATACATACCACGGTAATAAATCTAATCCAGGAGCGCAAGGGAATAGAAACCCATTTATTGACAACCCTGAGTTGGCTAACCGCATTTGGGGTATGAAACAATATCCAGGAGTTAATAAATGGAAATAA
- a CDS encoding endonuclease I family protein, with the protein MKKNTLLVLIAGFMLSVLGCTKDPIITEPTNTKVEKPKPTKPGGDKPGDNGGKPTDPSKPTGDAGVDANKPNTVADFNDFESFKNSLNTFKLQPYATLAAGQGKDGKNALSIKGATTKNEYVFTTENQTVNANAKTITFFLKGTANQSLSFNVYKADGSYNVFNLRTDAEINSKTDIILSKDIVLKKTAITMNDSNTAFANNYVGVNINATNWIKVTLDLTGVDYNKSGKGSVFAFKVGKNGNYNLLIDSIVFDNNQPTTPTEPTEPEQPTTPSKPGEFNIPSDQANYYKGVDFKKTGIALKEELSKLVSDTHTKTLSYGNVWDAAKATDLTPAGNEVYLLYGHKGTTTGTKAYTRGKQSNGGGQGQWNREHTYAKSLGTPNLGESGPGADGHHLRPADVQWNAARGNLKFAKGSGFSGPVSGGWYPGDEWRGDVARMMMYMYVRYNNRCLPTGVAVGSTTKEDNNMVAILLEWNAADPVSEIERNRNKYHANTSNQYAQGNRNPFIDNPYLATQIWGGPEAKNLWK; encoded by the coding sequence ATGAAAAAAAACACATTACTTGTTTTAATTGCAGGTTTTATGCTGTCTGTTTTAGGATGTACAAAAGATCCTATTATTACAGAGCCTACTAATACGAAAGTAGAAAAACCTAAACCGACAAAACCAGGAGGAGATAAACCAGGAGATAATGGTGGCAAACCAACAGATCCTTCAAAACCAACTGGCGATGCTGGTGTTGATGCCAACAAACCAAATACGGTAGCTGATTTCAACGATTTTGAAAGCTTTAAAAATTCGCTTAATACATTTAAACTTCAGCCTTATGCAACTTTAGCTGCTGGTCAAGGTAAAGATGGTAAAAACGCTTTAAGCATTAAAGGAGCTACTACTAAAAATGAATATGTATTTACAACTGAAAACCAGACTGTAAACGCAAATGCTAAAACAATCACTTTCTTCCTTAAAGGAACAGCTAATCAATCGCTTTCTTTTAATGTGTATAAAGCGGATGGTTCTTATAATGTTTTCAATTTAAGAACGGATGCAGAGATCAATAGTAAAACAGATATTATTTTATCTAAGGATATCGTTTTAAAGAAAACTGCTATCACAATGAATGATAGTAATACAGCATTTGCTAACAACTATGTAGGGGTTAATATTAATGCTACAAATTGGATTAAAGTTACTTTAGATTTAACTGGTGTTGATTACAACAAAAGTGGTAAAGGATCTGTGTTTGCTTTTAAAGTTGGTAAAAACGGAAACTACAATTTATTGATTGATAGTATTGTTTTTGACAATAACCAACCGACAACACCAACTGAACCTACAGAGCCAGAACAACCTACTACACCAAGTAAACCAGGTGAATTTAATATTCCAAGTGATCAAGCTAATTACTATAAGGGAGTTGATTTCAAGAAAACAGGAATAGCACTAAAAGAAGAGTTAAGTAAGCTTGTGAGTGATACACATACTAAAACGTTGTCTTATGGTAATGTTTGGGATGCAGCTAAAGCAACTGATTTGACACCTGCTGGAAATGAAGTGTATTTATTGTATGGACATAAAGGGACTACTACTGGTACAAAAGCATACACAAGAGGTAAGCAATCTAATGGAGGTGGTCAAGGACAATGGAATAGAGAGCATACGTATGCTAAATCGTTAGGTACGCCTAATTTAGGTGAATCTGGTCCAGGTGCTGATGGACACCACTTACGTCCAGCAGATGTACAATGGAATGCAGCAAGAGGAAACTTGAAATTTGCAAAAGGTTCAGGATTTTCTGGTCCTGTATCTGGTGGATGGTATCCTGGTGATGAATGGAGAGGTGATGTAGCACGTATGATGATGTATATGTATGTTAGATACAACAACAGATGTTTACCTACAGGAGTTGCCGTTGGTTCTACTACTAAAGAGGATAATAATATGGTTGCTATCTTATTAGAATGGAATGCAGCTGATCCAGTATCAGAAATTGAAAGAAACAGAAATAAATACCACGCAAATACTTCTAACCAGTATGCGCAAGGGAATAGAAACCCATTTATTGACAATCCGTACTTAGCTACTCAAATTTGGGGAGGTCCGGAAGCTAAAAATCTTTGGAAATAG
- a CDS encoding endonuclease I family protein, producing the protein MKKYSLIIFAAFLALTASCSSSDDSSPIDKPVIDNPSTPNPKPDPKPENNKGFNYIPVDQNQRAYYKDIDFRKRGTDLKNDLHELLENTHHQLNYTPDIWRASEITDVNPDNPNEVILIYGWPTNREKDIITKRTIDMDMRNHKGLDDDRRKNYWEREHVFAKSLAFPKLVTNTSDYNYDYEKPEGLTAGVDAHNLRPINGEWNYIRSNKKFAEGSGNSGPVAGGWFPGEEWKGDVARMMMYMYVRYGEQCIPNRIGNGGTIINPQTGERDGMVSIFMKWNAEDPVSEIEKRRNEHHGDPRNSYSQGNRNPFIDNPHLANLIWGTHNDKKLNAKNIWTEVKPDQK; encoded by the coding sequence ATGAAAAAATATAGTCTTATAATTTTTGCTGCATTTCTTGCACTAACAGCAAGCTGTAGTTCTTCTGACGATAGTTCTCCTATCGATAAACCAGTTATTGACAATCCGTCTACTCCTAATCCTAAACCAGACCCTAAGCCTGAAAATAACAAAGGATTTAACTATATTCCAGTTGATCAAAACCAACGAGCATACTATAAAGATATTGATTTTAGAAAAAGAGGTACAGATCTAAAAAATGATCTACACGAGCTTTTAGAAAACACGCACCATCAATTAAATTACACCCCTGATATTTGGAGAGCCAGCGAAATTACAGATGTAAATCCTGATAATCCAAACGAGGTTATATTAATTTATGGATGGCCAACTAATAGAGAAAAAGATATCATCACAAAAAGAACAATCGATATGGACATGCGTAACCATAAAGGACTTGATGATGATAGACGAAAGAATTATTGGGAAAGAGAACACGTTTTTGCAAAATCTTTAGCTTTTCCTAAGTTAGTAACAAACACTTCAGATTACAATTATGATTATGAAAAGCCTGAAGGTTTAACAGCAGGTGTTGATGCTCACAACCTTAGACCTATCAATGGAGAATGGAATTACATACGCTCTAATAAAAAATTTGCTGAAGGAAGTGGTAATTCAGGTCCTGTTGCAGGTGGATGGTTCCCAGGAGAAGAATGGAAAGGTGATGTAGCACGTATGATGATGTATATGTATGTTCGCTATGGAGAACAATGTATACCTAATCGAATTGGTAATGGAGGTACTATAATCAACCCTCAAACTGGTGAAAGAGATGGAATGGTCAGTATCTTTATGAAATGGAATGCAGAAGACCCTGTATCTGAGATTGAAAAAAGAAGGAATGAACATCACGGTGATCCAAGAAACAGCTACTCACAAGGAAATAGAAACCCATTCATTGACAACCCACATTTAGCAAACTTAATTTGGGGGACTCACAATGATAAAAAATTGAACGCTAAAAACATTTGGACAGAAGTAAAACCTGACCAGAAATAA
- a CDS encoding RNA polymerase sigma factor, with translation MTDENELVKRLKNSVTKHEAFRELMSLYQERLYLHIRTLVLNHDDTDDVLQETFIKIFQNIDKFKGDSKLFSWMYRIATNQALDFLKQRKNKMKVNSEELNEYLIDQLEADSLFDGDEAEILLQKAIATLPEKQQLVFKLKYFEELDYQTISEIVDTSVGALKASYHHAVKKIEKFINSN, from the coding sequence TTGACTGACGAAAACGAATTAGTTAAAAGACTAAAAAATAGCGTTACCAAACACGAAGCTTTTCGCGAGTTGATGTCTCTCTATCAAGAGCGACTGTATTTGCATATTCGTACGTTAGTCCTAAACCACGACGATACAGATGATGTACTGCAAGAAACATTCATCAAAATATTTCAAAATATAGATAAGTTTAAAGGCGACAGTAAACTATTTTCTTGGATGTATCGCATTGCGACAAATCAGGCATTGGACTTTTTGAAACAACGCAAGAATAAAATGAAGGTTAATTCAGAAGAACTAAACGAATATCTAATAGACCAATTAGAAGCAGATAGTTTATTTGACGGAGATGAAGCTGAAATACTCTTGCAGAAAGCCATAGCCACCTTGCCTGAAAAACAACAATTAGTGTTTAAGTTGAAGTATTTTGAAGAGCTCGACTATCAAACAATATCAGAAATTGTAGATACCAGTGTCGGAGCTTTAAAAGCATCTTATCACCACGCAGTCAAGAAAATAGAAAAATTTATTAATAGCAATTAA
- a CDS encoding endonuclease I family protein, with protein MKNKLFLLLGVSLLALNACTKDPIITEPDLTPVEKPSKPTPPTTDPTDPGTTDPVKPGDFSNIPEAQKAYYAGVDFTKKGTALKADLTNKVTKTHTKKITYKQVWDAVKATDYVPVTSGNPTEVYLVYGHKEKGSSAEMQAYTRAISKQASGGSGNDTWNREHVYTQDAGGFNTNPPGAGTDAHNIRPADTNWNGKRDNLKFAPGNGYSGPVTGGWYPGDEWKGDVARMMMYMYVRYGEQCLPSKIGVGSTTSTPDGMIDLFLKWNAEVPVSEREKTRNEYLGNANNPAGQGNRNPFIDNPYLATQIWGGPEADNRWK; from the coding sequence ATGAAAAATAAATTATTCCTCTTATTAGGGGTTTCCTTACTGGCATTAAATGCTTGTACCAAAGACCCAATTATAACGGAGCCAGATTTAACACCGGTTGAAAAACCATCTAAACCTACTCCACCCACTACTGATCCAACTGATCCAGGAACAACTGATCCTGTAAAGCCAGGTGATTTTTCAAATATACCTGAAGCACAAAAGGCTTACTACGCAGGTGTGGACTTTACAAAAAAAGGAACTGCTCTTAAAGCTGATTTAACTAATAAGGTTACAAAAACACACACTAAAAAAATAACATATAAACAAGTATGGGATGCTGTTAAGGCTACAGATTACGTTCCTGTTACATCAGGAAACCCCACTGAAGTATATTTAGTTTATGGTCATAAGGAAAAAGGAAGCTCTGCCGAAATGCAAGCTTATACAAGAGCTATAAGCAAACAAGCATCAGGTGGAAGCGGTAATGACACTTGGAATAGAGAACACGTTTATACACAAGATGCAGGTGGTTTTAACACCAATCCTCCTGGTGCTGGAACTGATGCACATAACATTAGACCTGCAGATACAAATTGGAATGGAAAAAGGGATAATCTAAAATTTGCACCAGGTAATGGTTATTCAGGTCCTGTTACTGGTGGATGGTATCCTGGCGATGAATGGAAAGGTGATGTAGCGCGTATGATGATGTATATGTATGTTCGTTATGGAGAGCAATGTTTACCTTCTAAAATTGGAGTGGGTTCTACAACCAGTACTCCAGATGGTATGATTGACCTATTCTTGAAATGGAATGCTGAAGTGCCTGTTTCTGAAAGAGAAAAAACAAGAAACGAATATCTTGGTAATGCTAATAATCCGGCTGGACAAGGAAATAGAAACCCATTTATTGACAATCCGTATTTGGCTACTCAAATTTGGGGAGGTCCGGAAGCAGATAACCGTTGGAAATAA
- a CDS encoding HAD family hydrolase yields the protein MVKTVIFDMDGVIVDTEPVHRYAYHSHFAELGIEISEHVYNSFTGHSTKNTYERIKELYGVEGDVQEMVLRKRALFNDAFDTKPDLELIDGVRDLIEGLYHQGVELVVGSSASKSTIDRVFKRFNLYPYFTHIVSGEDLPKSKPDPAIFLKAASLAKHNAKDECIVIEDSTNGIKAANAAGIRVIGYKSANSKQQDYTGANYIVRDFTEINADYILNLD from the coding sequence ATGGTAAAGACAGTAATCTTTGATATGGATGGTGTTATTGTGGACACAGAACCGGTACACCGTTATGCATACCACAGTCACTTTGCAGAATTGGGAATTGAAATTTCTGAACACGTTTACAATTCTTTTACAGGACACTCAACTAAGAATACGTATGAGCGCATTAAAGAGTTATATGGAGTAGAGGGAGACGTACAGGAAATGGTGCTTCGCAAGCGCGCTTTGTTTAACGATGCTTTTGACACAAAACCTGATTTGGAGCTAATTGATGGGGTAAGAGATTTGATTGAAGGGCTTTATCACCAAGGTGTAGAGTTGGTTGTGGGGTCATCTGCTTCTAAAAGTACGATAGACCGCGTATTTAAACGCTTTAACCTATATCCTTATTTTACACATATCGTAAGTGGAGAAGACTTACCTAAGTCTAAACCCGATCCTGCTATTTTCTTAAAAGCGGCTTCGTTGGCTAAACACAATGCGAAAGACGAATGTATTGTGATTGAGGATAGTACAAACGGAATTAAAGCAGCGAATGCAGCGGGTATTCGAGTGATCGGATATAAGAGTGCTAATTCAAAGCAACAAGATTATACGGGAGCAAATTATATAGTGCGCGATTTTACAGAGATAAACGCAGATTATATTCTTAATTTGGATTAG
- a CDS encoding RsmB/NOP family class I SAM-dependent RNA methyltransferase, whose translation MRLHRNLVFTVIDSILAIFNDGEYADKMVARALKKDKRWGSADRKFVAETIYEITRWKRLYAEIAEVKEPYTRDDAWRIFAVWAVLRGYTLPDWKYFENTPVRRIKGRFDELTKTRKFKESIPDWIDELGLQELGKEVWEKEITAQNQQASVILRVNTLKTTREKLHAILFDLDIETIMPEEYPDALVLKERANVFMTDAFKEGLFEVQDASSQLVARLLDVKPGMRVVDTCAGAGGKTLHIAALMENKGQIIAMDIYESKQKQLKLRAKRNGAFNIEYRIIEGTKTIKKLHEKADRVLIDAPCSGLGVLKRNPDSKWKLRPEFVEEIKAVQQQVLQDYSKILKPGGKMVYATCSILPSENEKQIEKFLNSEAGQDFTFIEDRKVLSHESGFDGFYMALLERKNK comes from the coding sequence ATGAGACTACACAGAAACCTTGTATTTACAGTAATCGACTCTATTTTAGCAATTTTCAACGACGGAGAGTATGCCGATAAAATGGTGGCGAGAGCCTTAAAAAAGGACAAACGTTGGGGAAGCGCGGATCGTAAATTCGTTGCTGAAACTATTTATGAAATCACGAGATGGAAAAGATTATATGCTGAAATTGCAGAAGTAAAAGAACCATATACCAGAGATGACGCTTGGCGTATTTTTGCTGTATGGGCTGTTTTAAGAGGTTATACACTTCCAGATTGGAAATATTTTGAAAACACTCCTGTTCGTAGAATCAAAGGTAGATTTGACGAACTTACAAAAACAAGAAAATTCAAAGAGTCTATTCCTGATTGGATTGACGAACTTGGATTACAAGAACTTGGAAAAGAAGTTTGGGAGAAAGAAATCACTGCTCAAAATCAACAAGCAAGCGTTATTTTACGTGTGAATACGTTAAAAACGACACGTGAGAAGTTACACGCTATTTTGTTTGACTTAGATATTGAAACTATTATGCCTGAGGAATACCCAGATGCTTTAGTTTTAAAAGAAAGAGCTAATGTTTTTATGACAGACGCTTTTAAAGAAGGATTGTTTGAAGTACAAGATGCTTCTTCTCAACTTGTGGCACGTTTACTTGACGTGAAACCAGGTATGAGAGTTGTTGATACTTGTGCTGGTGCTGGTGGTAAAACATTGCACATTGCTGCTTTGATGGAAAACAAAGGGCAGATTATTGCTATGGATATCTACGAAAGCAAACAAAAACAATTGAAATTACGTGCTAAACGTAATGGGGCATTCAACATTGAATACCGCATCATTGAGGGAACAAAAACAATTAAAAAATTACACGAAAAAGCAGACCGTGTTTTAATTGATGCTCCTTGTAGTGGTTTAGGTGTTTTAAAGAGAAACCCTGATAGCAAATGGAAATTAAGACCTGAATTTGTTGAAGAAATTAAAGCTGTTCAACAACAAGTATTACAGGATTATTCTAAGATATTAAAACCAGGTGGTAAAATGGTTTACGCTACTTGTTCAATCTTGCCTTCTGAAAACGAAAAGCAAATTGAGAAATTCTTAAACAGTGAAGCTGGTCAAGACTTTACTTTCATCGAAGATAGAAAAGTATTGTCGCACGAGTCTGGATTTGACGGATTCTATATGGCTTTATTGGAAAGAAAAAACAAGTAA
- a CDS encoding endonuclease I family protein has protein sequence MNKYTFVAIATFFVAFTSCKKNAEAPTPIIEANQGFNPIVDTNHKANLVIADKYEKEYYSNIDLTKTGESLKNDLHDLLVKTHKQLQYTPDIWEACKVTDADPANKNNLILMYSWPATDAKLPKHRPSMSKYDQNNRNVNADRDKKWEREHIFAKSLAKPKLVTREDDYAFTPEGLIAGVDAHNLRAINGEWNEERGNKRFTQGSGNAGVVNVGREPAWYPGDEWKGDVARMVMYMYVRYGKQCAPNLVGTGAFENNTQGGNEKMLKLFLQWNAEDPVSDIEKRRNEYHGNPTKRHAQGNRNPFIDNPYLATAIWGGPQAENKWQ, from the coding sequence ATGAATAAATATACGTTTGTAGCTATTGCTACCTTTTTTGTAGCATTTACAAGTTGTAAAAAGAATGCAGAAGCCCCTACTCCTATCATAGAAGCAAACCAAGGTTTTAATCCGATTGTGGACACAAACCACAAGGCTAATCTTGTTATTGCAGATAAATATGAAAAGGAATATTACAGTAATATCGACTTGACTAAAACGGGAGAAAGCTTAAAAAACGACTTACACGATTTATTAGTAAAAACACATAAGCAGTTACAATATACTCCGGATATTTGGGAAGCGTGTAAAGTAACTGATGCTGATCCGGCTAATAAAAACAACTTAATACTAATGTATAGTTGGCCTGCAACTGATGCTAAACTTCCTAAGCACCGCCCTTCTATGAGCAAATATGATCAGAACAACAGAAATGTAAATGCTGATCGAGATAAGAAATGGGAAAGAGAACACATCTTTGCTAAATCGTTAGCCAAACCTAAATTAGTGACAAGAGAAGATGATTATGCTTTTACGCCAGAAGGACTAATTGCGGGTGTGGATGCTCATAACCTTAGAGCCATTAATGGGGAGTGGAATGAAGAACGCGGAAATAAACGTTTTACGCAAGGTAGTGGAAATGCAGGTGTGGTAAACGTTGGACGTGAACCTGCTTGGTATCCTGGTGATGAGTGGAAAGGTGATGTAGCGCGTATGGTTATGTATATGTATGTTAGATACGGCAAACAATGTGCTCCTAATTTAGTGGGTACGGGTGCTTTTGAAAACAATACGCAAGGTGGAAATGAAAAAATGCTAAAGCTATTCTTACAGTGGAATGCAGAAGATCCGGTATCTGATATTGAAAAAAGAAGAAATGAATACCACGGTAACCCAACTAAGCGACACGCACAAGGAAATAGGAATCCGTTTATAGATAATCCTTATCTGGCCACTGCTATTTGGGGAGGACCACAAGCAGAAAACAAATGGCAATAA